The following proteins are co-located in the Pyxicephalus adspersus chromosome Z, UCB_Pads_2.0, whole genome shotgun sequence genome:
- the LOC140344179 gene encoding olfactory receptor 8D1-like, which yields MNLTYWTSPEYFVIKGISVVPELQVPIFILVFLIYVVTLGGNMTILLLVFIDHRLHTPMYFFLSNLSLVDITSSTVTLHTVLLTFITGNRKVAFIPCVTQMYVFISLVCVELFLLTTMSYDRYMAICNPLHYHLVMNRVVCASLAMFCWVLSFLEIIPHLLVISRFTCFTSNEINHFFCDIMLLVKISCSDTSIINLLIFTYALVLSTCPLLLTIVPYAFILHAVMRIASSSGRRKAFYTCSLHLTVLFLLYVTLASQYLRTNSMDNLDLNKLFSLLNTAAVPILNPLIYSLKNEDVKRALKQGFYWYRNVK from the coding sequence ATGAATCTTACATATTGGACTTCTCCTGAATATTTTGTCATCAAAGGAATTTCAGTTGTTCCAGAGCTTCAGGTTCCAATTTTCATTCTGGTTTTTCTTATTTATGTTGTCACTCTTGGTGGAAATATGACCATTCTTCTCCTGGTCTTTATAGATCATCGTCTCCATACACCAATGTACTTTTTCTTGAGTAATTTGTCATTAGTGGATATTACATCTTCTACTGTAACATTACATACAGTCCTTCTCACCTTCATAACAGGTAACAGAAAGGTGGCTTTCATTCCATGTGTGACacagatgtatgtatttatttccttGGTATGTGTTGAGCTGTTCCTTCTGACCACCATGAGTTATGACCGATATATGGCCATATGTAATCCGTTACATTATCATTTAGTCATGAACCGTGTTGTCTGTGCTTCTCTGGCCATGTTTTGTTGGGTGCTGAGTTTCTTAGAAATTATTCCTCATCTTTTGGTTATCTCAAGGTTTACATGCTTTACATCTAATGAAATAAACCATTTCTTTTGTGATATCATGCTCCTGGTGAAGATTTCTTGTAGTGATACTTCCAtaataaatcttttaatttttacctATGCCCTAGTGCTTTCAACTTGTCCCTTACTTCTGACCATTGTGCCTTATGCTTTTATCCTTCATGCCGTAATGAGGATTGCATCCAGCAGTGGACGACGTAAAGCCTTTTATACATGTTCTTTACATCTGACAGTTCTTTTCCTTCTCTATGTAACTCTCGCAAGCCAATATTTGAGGACAAACTCCATGGACAACTTggatttaaataaacttttctcaTTGTTAAACACAGCTGCTGTCCCAATACTAAATCCCCTTAtctatagtttaaaaaatgaagatgtaAAAAGGGCTCTAAAACAGGGGTTTTATTGGTATAGGAATGTGAAATGA